Proteins from a single region of Oreochromis niloticus isolate F11D_XX linkage group LG7, O_niloticus_UMD_NMBU, whole genome shotgun sequence:
- the LOC112847277 gene encoding putative nuclease HARBI1 isoform X2: MSVTVARLSAGFPNVIGTIDCTHIAIKAPPGPNEEDFVNRKGVHSINVQMVCDSMCHITNVEAKWPGSVHDSRIFRESGLCTLFERGAYDGILLGDRGYACRQYFMTPFPDPNPGPQTRYNAALARTRARIEMTFGQIKGRFQCLKDLRVAPDRACDIIVACAVLHNIATIRKERTPVVEVQPVDDLQPVHLDQPSGRAARDRIVQHNFVY; the protein is encoded by the exons ATGTCTGTAACTGTAGCTCGATTGTCCGCAGGCTTCCCTAATGTGATTGGTACCATAGACTGCACACACATTGCGATCAAGGCCCCCCCAGGCCCCAATGAAGAGGATTTTGTCAACCGAAAGGGGGTCCACAGTATAAATGTGCAG ATGGTGTGTGACTCTATGTGCCATATCACAAATGTGGAAGCTAAATGGCCCGGATCAGTGCATGACTCAAGAATTTTCAGAGAGTCAGGGTTATGCACATTATTTGAGCGTG GGGCCTACGATGGGATTCTCCTTGGAGACAGGGGTTATGCATGCAGGCAGTACTTCATGACACCGTTCCCTGACCCCAACCCTGGGCCACAGACCCGCTACAACGCAGCTCTAGCCAGGACAAGGGCACGCATTGAAATGACCTTTGGGCAAATAAAGGGAAGATTTCAGTGTCTGAAAGATCTGAGGGTTGCACCTGACAGGGCATGTGACATTATTGTTGCATGTGCCGTACTGCACAACATTGCCACCATCAGAAAGGAGAGGACCCCCGTGGTGGAGGTGCAGCCTGTTGATGACCTCCAGCCAGTGCACTTGGACCAACCTAGTGGCAGAGCTGCACGGGACAGAATTGTGCAACACAATTTCGtatattaa
- the LOC102077861 gene encoding uncharacterized protein LOC102077861: MYQTETSAVLKNVGADAELISNNNLNNKMDLLTLVKVSEGRFWPVPKYTPMECSLTELAELEEEEDLCKDYNEEVLVKDFMTTMETKGSGEISGGDDIVGKAKIEATGDTVDGLEQPVSIITKKANIKKLRSKCSGRKIKKENMELLRLKDNDKLTFVYQKVYNSGPVKMIRKSNKGGSISASCQKMLNVLIKGNKKEVTSFTVPENSTFGFGLMELKMDDEKLKITCEPFTHKTGLFGLFSHDAINSKEMLHKVKEELETKDHLLLPLGDLAESTRRDLLKKLSELAEDRDTLSLLEQTLDQCTKGTTEHVQSEAVSSFMDLLDVSNISTAVKDAVHLLVSALDTLPDEVPPLLTRCSPDTLRVLDQLVDGLKAGRAKLPESLPVPLQEGGELRWAAEFICLNDQKLKELSDSWERPELPPEVLLEVLCLAVQGLSLMQPTTNP; encoded by the exons ATGTATCAAACTGAAACCAGCGCGGTTCTTAAGAATGTGGGAGCCGATGCAGAACTCATCTCTAATAACAACTTAAATAACAAGATGGATCTGCTGACTCTAGTCAAAGTCAGTGAGGGACGATTCTGGCCCGTACCAAAGTACACGCCCATGGAGTGCAGCCTGACTGAGCTGGCCGAGCTCGAGGAGGAAGAAGACCTGTGTAAAG ATTATAATGAGGAGGTCTTGGTGAAGGATTTCATGACTACCATGGAGACAAAGGGGAGTGGAGAAATTAGTGGGGGAGATGATATTGTGGGTAAAGCCAAAATTGAGGCAACTGGTGATACCGTGGATGGACTGGAACAACCTGTGAGCATTATAACAAAGAAAGCCAACATTAAAAAACTGAGGAGCAAGTGCAGTGGCAG gaaaataaaaaaggaaaacatggaGTTACTGAGACTGAAGGACAATGACAAACTGACTTTTGTTTACCAGAAAGTTTACAACAGCGGGCCTGTCAAGATGATTCGAAAGTCTAACAAGGGTGGGTCCATCTCAGCCTCCTGTCAAAAGATGCTGAATGTTCTTATAAAG GGCAACAAGAAGGAGGTGACGAGCTTCACTGTACCGGAAAACTCCACCTTTGGTTTTGGCCTCATGGAGCTAAAGATGGATGATGAGAAGCTGA AAATCACATGTGAACCCTTTACTCATAAAACAGGTTTATTCG GTCTGTTTTCCCACGATGCCATCAACTCCAAAGAGATGCTGCATAAAGTGaaagaag AACTGGAGACGAAGGATCATCTTCTGCTGCCGCTCGGAGATCTTGCCGAGTCGACCCGTCGTGATCTGTTGAAGAAGCTCAGTGAGCTTGCTGAGGACAGAGATACTCTCTCTCTGCTGGAACAGACA CTGGACCAGTGCACTAAAGGAACCACTGAGCACGTTCAGTCTGAGGCTGTCTCTTCCTTCATGGACCTTCTCGATGTCTCAAACATCTCCACTGCTGTGAAGGACGCCGTTCACCTGTTGGTCAGCGCGTTGGACA CTCTGCCAGATGAAGTGCCACCACTTCTGACTCGCTGCAGTCCAGATACTCTGAGAGTCCTCGACCAGCTG GTGGATGGGCTGAAGGCTGGTCGGGCCAAACTCCCAGAGTCCCTGCCCGTCCCCCTGCAGGAGGGAGGGGAGCTCCGCTGGGCGGCCGAGTTCATCTGTTTGAACGATCAGAAGCTGAAAGAGTTGAGTGACAGCTGGGAACGACCCGAGCTGCCCCCAgaggttctgctggaggttctgTGCCTCGCTGTGCAGGGACTCAGCCTGATGCAGCCCACAACAAACCCTTAA
- the LOC112847277 gene encoding putative nuclease HARBI1 isoform X1 — MSVTVARLSAGFPNVIGTIDCTHIAIKAPPGPNEEDFVNRKGVHSINVQMVCDSMCHITNVEAKWPGSVHDSRIFRESGLCTLFERGKKKRLILICHTYFGPNITAFLHYTGAYDGILLGDRGYACRQYFMTPFPDPNPGPQTRYNAALARTRARIEMTFGQIKGRFQCLKDLRVAPDRACDIIVACAVLHNIATIRKERTPVVEVQPVDDLQPVHLDQPSGRAARDRIVQHNFVY; from the exons ATGTCTGTAACTGTAGCTCGATTGTCCGCAGGCTTCCCTAATGTGATTGGTACCATAGACTGCACACACATTGCGATCAAGGCCCCCCCAGGCCCCAATGAAGAGGATTTTGTCAACCGAAAGGGGGTCCACAGTATAAATGTGCAG ATGGTGTGTGACTCTATGTGCCATATCACAAATGTGGAAGCTAAATGGCCCGGATCAGTGCATGACTCAAGAATTTTCAGAGAGTCAGGGTTATGCACATTATTTGAGCGTGGTAAGAAAAAGAGACTTATTTTGATATGTCATACTTATTTTGGGCCTAACATAACAGCATTTCTCCATTACACAGGGGCCTACGATGGGATTCTCCTTGGAGACAGGGGTTATGCATGCAGGCAGTACTTCATGACACCGTTCCCTGACCCCAACCCTGGGCCACAGACCCGCTACAACGCAGCTCTAGCCAGGACAAGGGCACGCATTGAAATGACCTTTGGGCAAATAAAGGGAAGATTTCAGTGTCTGAAAGATCTGAGGGTTGCACCTGACAGGGCATGTGACATTATTGTTGCATGTGCCGTACTGCACAACATTGCCACCATCAGAAAGGAGAGGACCCCCGTGGTGGAGGTGCAGCCTGTTGATGACCTCCAGCCAGTGCACTTGGACCAACCTAGTGGCAGAGCTGCACGGGACAGAATTGTGCAACACAATTTCGtatattaa
- the LOC112847276 gene encoding uncharacterized protein LOC112847276 isoform X1 — protein MNERLIEFEKLLQVMDKLVTLTGRTIRVHPTHEVVKELKKSVLLSADQCQVIVNECNKVKIQLLEVASFVQQFNSSESQMRQIVREFLKIAEELREMQSKTDTVGTVGVVFVIGGILAAPFTTGLSLAVGATAAAATVVTTNVIKILSEKDKAKEVKKWGEEFMAKVRLMMKNLEDIKTICEKLEKESAEAQAKNSQIDVDEFQRTLRQVSHLNEMSSGLLIVTETLDVMGGLVMLIKEAFRVTATPEEDQKLRDAIKKAVDQSQKIIEEFDKMRTKLKEFTSNKRKYIDQ, from the exons ATGAATGAAAGATTGATTGAATTTGAAAAACTGCTACAAGTTATGGATAAACTAGTCACACTTACTGGAAGAACCATCAGAGTCCATCCAACTCATGAAGTGgtcaaagagttaaaaaagtctGTCCTGCTGTCAGCTGATCAATGTCAGGTTATTGTCAACGAGTGTAATAAGGTGAAGATTCAACTCCTAGAG GTTGCTTCTTTCGTCCAACAGTTCAACAGCAGTGAGTCACAGATGAGACAGATTgtgagagagttcctgaagattGCAGAGGAACTCAGAGAAATGCAGAGTAAAACTGACACAGTGGGAACTGTTGGAGTTGTATTTGTTATTGGCGGGATCTTAGCAGCTCCGTTCACTACAGGACTGAGTTTAGCTGTGGGTGCAACTGCAGCTGCAGCCACTGTTGTTACTACCAATGTAATAAAAATTCTGTCAGAGAAAGATAAAgcaaaagaagtaaaaaaatgGGGAGAAGAATTCATGGCCAAAGTCAGACTAATGATGAAGAACCTGGAGGACATAAAGACGATATGTGAAAAGCTGGAAAAGGAATCAGCTGAAGCTCAGGCCAAAAACTCTCAGATTGATGTGGACGAGTTTCAGAGGACCCTCAGACAGGTGTCGCACCTTAACGAGATGAGTTCAGGACTTCTGATTGTAACTGAAACCCTGGATGTTATGGGTGGGCTGgtaatgctcatcaaggaaGCCTTCCGAGTGACTGCGACTCCTGAAGAGGATCAAAAGTTAAGAGACGCCATCAAAAAGGCAGTTGATCAGAGTCAGAAGATCATTGAGGAGTTTGATAAGATGAGAACAAAACTGAAAGagtttacatcaaataaaagaaaatatatagaCCAATAA
- the LOC112847276 gene encoding uncharacterized protein LOC112847276 isoform X2: MQKVLIHNTTPEEDEKLRNCIIQSANKTQSLVDKCAVMKTDLREVASFVQQFNSSESQMRQIVREFLKIAEELREMQSKTDTVGTVGVVFVIGGILAAPFTTGLSLAVGATAAAATVVTTNVIKILSEKDKAKEVKKWGEEFMAKVRLMMKNLEDIKTICEKLEKESAEAQAKNSQIDVDEFQRTLRQVSHLNEMSSGLLIVTETLDVMGGLVMLIKEAFRVTATPEEDQKLRDAIKKAVDQSQKIIEEFDKMRTKLKEFTSNKRKYIDQ, encoded by the exons ATGCAAAAGGTCTTAATACACAATACAACCCCTGAGGAAGATGAAAAGTTAAGAAATTGTATCATCCAGTCAGCTAACAAGACTCAGAGCCTCGTTGATAAGTGTGCTGTAATGAAGACTGACCTCAGAGAG GTTGCTTCTTTCGTCCAACAGTTCAACAGCAGTGAGTCACAGATGAGACAGATTgtgagagagttcctgaagattGCAGAGGAACTCAGAGAAATGCAGAGTAAAACTGACACAGTGGGAACTGTTGGAGTTGTATTTGTTATTGGCGGGATCTTAGCAGCTCCGTTCACTACAGGACTGAGTTTAGCTGTGGGTGCAACTGCAGCTGCAGCCACTGTTGTTACTACCAATGTAATAAAAATTCTGTCAGAGAAAGATAAAgcaaaagaagtaaaaaaatgGGGAGAAGAATTCATGGCCAAAGTCAGACTAATGATGAAGAACCTGGAGGACATAAAGACGATATGTGAAAAGCTGGAAAAGGAATCAGCTGAAGCTCAGGCCAAAAACTCTCAGATTGATGTGGACGAGTTTCAGAGGACCCTCAGACAGGTGTCGCACCTTAACGAGATGAGTTCAGGACTTCTGATTGTAACTGAAACCCTGGATGTTATGGGTGGGCTGgtaatgctcatcaaggaaGCCTTCCGAGTGACTGCGACTCCTGAAGAGGATCAAAAGTTAAGAGACGCCATCAAAAAGGCAGTTGATCAGAGTCAGAAGATCATTGAGGAGTTTGATAAGATGAGAACAAAACTGAAAGagtttacatcaaataaaagaaaatatatagaCCAATAA